The genomic segment TTAAGATGACTAAAAAAAGGCATCTGAAATCACTTGCAGTAATCTACCACTTCTCAGCATGCTGCACACTGAACAGACTGCCAAGAAGGCCAAATCCACTTCATCTGACAGCGGCAGCAGAACAAAGCAAGAGCCAGACTGCTGCTCCTTGCAATTCTGAAGACATTTAATGTTTGCAAATTTGAAAGTTGAGAGGCTGGGTCCAACGAGCTTAATGTCCCGGGGTACTGGGTCACTGCTGACTTCAGTCATTTAAATTCAGATTACTGGAAGGTAAAGAATTTGTACAACACTTGCCCccacattaaaaatatcaagTCTTCAACTCCAAATACTGACTTTTACCATAACATCTGCTGTACTGTTTATCACTGCATTCCCAAACACTATTATCCAGAAAACACTGCTTTTATGAAGTACATTTGAATAATCAACTGTAAGAGATTTGAACCCTCCCCCAGATATCTAACCTTCACCTGAGAAACAATAGCTTAAGCTACTAATTAACTACTAATAgcttaagcaaaaacaaaattgctaCTAAGTCTTTAAGGTTTGATACCCGAGACCTGGGTGAATCTGAATTCCTAATCACTGCAGTTACAAAACCCCCACTCACCCAGCAGAGGAGGCCCCAGCAACACAGGGCCGCACTCCACAATTGTCACCAGGCCCACAGCGCTGGAGAACCGCTGCGCCCCGACCAGGTCCATCAGCGTCTCGAACAGGACGGAGCTCAGCCAGCCGAAGGCGAACCCAAAGAAGATGGAGTAGATGACAAAGCCAGTGTAGCCTTCAGACTGGGGGGCCAGCATATGGCACACCCCGTTGTACAGGATGGAAGCTGCAAAGAAGTACTGGATCCTGGGCCTCACCCACTTGGTGCTGGCCACGAAACCCATGGAGGGCCGGGCCACCATGTCCACAAAGGCCAGGATGGAGAGCAGGAAGGCGGCCTTCTCCTTGGCAATGTCCTTGCTCTTGGCGTAGTTGCTGAGGAAGACCAGAGGAGAGAAGAGGCCGAAAAACATGACAACATTGCCCAGCAGGTACAGCAGGAAGCCCCGGTGTGTGAACAGGCTGAGGTCAATGAAGGTGTTGACCTTCTGCCAGACCGTTTTCTTCTCCTTGGGCTTGCCCGCCAGGAGGTCAGTGGCGACTCCTGCATCGCCTGCCTTCCCAGTTTCCTGCAGGGCATCGCTGGGCACCTTCTTGGCGACCTGTGGCTTGGGCCCGATTGGCCTCATGAGGGACCCAGCCACACAGCAGTTGAGCAGCAAGCCGCCCAGGATCAGGAAGCTGCCTCTCCAGCCAAAATGGTCAAAGAACCAGCTGTTGAGAGGGGCCAGAGTGGACAGGAAGACCGGGCTGCCAGCCATAGCAATGCCGTTGGCAATAGGGCGTTTCTTGTAGAAATATTTGCCAATCATGGTCAGGGCAGGGTTGAGGTTGAAGGCCAATCCCAAACCTAGAAgtagaacaaaaaaagattAGGAACTTTTGCAGcctttgaaatatgttttttaaacctTGCATTTGGATAAAACAGCTgctgtttttaaaggaaaaaataattgattCTAGTGGCCCTGTATTGACCTCTCTTTTCCAGTCACAGATTTGAACTTATTGGCAACATTTCAAAAGTCTAACAATGGACTTATGATCCTAACTTAAATCTGTCCTAAATTAGAAAACTGACATTGTGAAAAATCATGCATTTTGAATCGCCAGCAAAGTTATGTTCTAGCCAAGAGTAAGAATTAATGCAAAATGGGACTGAGCGGAGGGTGAAAAAGTACAAGGGCATGGGCTAGGTCAATAACTTCTCTGTAAGCGACATCTGTAATGGAGGATGTCGCTTTAGACGAAATCTGACACCAGAATAAGAATTTAAGCTTACCTAGGCTTGCTTGATTGCAAGTATCTAACTGACAAAAGGATCATATCCAGCTGTTCATGGATCAGGTCACAGCCGATTTTTGCTCTACTTGTCCTTTTCTGATTTATTCAGACTATAGGCCGTCATTCACTTAGAAATGTGAAAACTTCCTTTTTAGAAGACAGGAAGTGCAGAGATGCATTAAATATGGACAAGCCTAATTAACAGCATGGATGAGCTCCAGGAAAACCTCATTCTTGTGCCAGTACATCATAACACTATTTATAAGAAAACGTGCATCTGCTTAAATTTTCCCAACAGGGCTCAGCTGCTCTTGAAAgttgacaaaagaaaaaaacccaatGTGATTCAAAAACAAATCCCAAGGTCAATTTCATGAAGCAAAACAGGAAACTGATTCGGGTACTGACCCTCCCCAACCCTGCCTGATTGCCTTGGTCCTGGTGCTCAAGTCATGCTCCAGAGGTCTAGCACTCCTCAGCTAAAACCCCCAGGGGCGGTCACTGCAGGTGCTTACCTCCCACCACTCCCACGCAGAAATAGAGCTGCCCCACGGTGTTGCAGAAGGAGGCCGCCACCAGCCCACAGCCCGACAGGCAGCCACCAGCGATCATGATGGGACGGCTGCCATACTTGTTCACCAGGATACTGCTGATGGGACCTGGGGGCAGGGGGACAGAGAAACTGAGCCAGCTGACAGGAGACACGGGCACGCTTCACTTCCGACTCCAACAGGGCTCACGTCTTGGCCCTGTGAACTTGGTTACGTTTCCAGGCAAAGATCGGAAACTTGTCTTTTAACGAAGTTCTACTGGCTTCCATTTTATTATGGAAATTAAACTTCAGATTCACTTTGTCTTTCTACCTTTTCACCTGAACATATAGCTGAACATACCTGCTGCTCCTCATGATGTTATAGATGCCATTCCTGGGGGCTTACCTTACAGGACTGCTTAGAGAAAACATCAAAGCTAGCAGATTAACACCATTTCCCCTTGTGAATGTACAACTTGATAGTGTAGAAGGAGGTAAGTAGTGCTTTTGAGCATTACAGcagaaaatatttcacaatGTCCACCTTAGGGTACCTCTCCTACCTTATTATCATCTTATTGTCAATACACCTATTAGGTGTGGCCCGTCAGTTTAACTGACAGTTGGCAATCAAAGTTTAGAGAACTCGGCAGCAAAGGATCAGAAATGCAAAAGTCTGCATAATTCAGACCACAGCTAGGGGGCAGCAGAGCTGTTTAGACTTCTTGGGTCTCCGCAGTTATACACATGGTGATCAGCTCATATCTCCCATCCATCAAGTAAGCAACCAAGCATGGAAAATCTAACAGCCCGTTGTTATTAGAAAAGAGAATGGCAGAACAAGTGTTAATTAGCAAATTTTAGGGCATTAAAAGATGGAGAAAATACACTACCGTCTTATTGTGAGTGCCTCAAATAGCACTTCACAGCACAGTTCAAATGTTCAAGTAGCGTAACAGATCTCTCCCCCCCC from the Lepisosteus oculatus isolate fLepOcu1 chromosome 5, fLepOcu1.hap2, whole genome shotgun sequence genome contains:
- the slc16a1a gene encoding monocarboxylate transporter 1a, with the protein product MPPAIGGPVGYTPPEGGWGWAVVAGAFISIGFSYAFPKSITVFFKEIEVIFNATSSQVSWISSIMLAVMYAGGPISSILVNKYGSRPIMIAGGCLSGCGLVAASFCNTVGQLYFCVGVVGGLGLAFNLNPALTMIGKYFYKKRPIANGIAMAGSPVFLSTLAPLNSWFFDHFGWRGSFLILGGLLLNCCVAGSLMRPIGPKPQVAKKVPSDALQETGKAGDAGVATDLLAGKPKEKKTVWQKVNTFIDLSLFTHRGFLLYLLGNVVMFFGLFSPLVFLSNYAKSKDIAKEKAAFLLSILAFVDMVARPSMGFVASTKWVRPRIQYFFAASILYNGVCHMLAPQSEGYTGFVIYSIFFGFAFGWLSSVLFETLMDLVGAQRFSSAVGLVTIVECGPVLLGPPLLGSLNDIYHDYKYTYYGCGIIMIIGSIFLSVGMGINYRLLEKEQKAEERREKQEAREEDTNIDGAIKEKEASNDATPQKVDEELKAAEEKV